One stretch of Halobacillus litoralis DNA includes these proteins:
- a CDS encoding ArsB/NhaD family transporter — translation MSTVLAILIFVASYVLIMTEKLNRALVAVAGGVLLLMTKIYEWEQAFGFIDWNTVALLFSMMVLVSITKKTGIFTFLAIWLAQLVKGRPVPLLLVTALFTAVGSAFLDNVTTVLLFVPVLLTLVDRLKLPAFPYLIMTIFSSNIGGTATLIGDPPNIMIGQAVDHFSFVSFLYHLGPVVLIIFILVTIGVILLFRKGLTYDRALAEDLMKVEAKEHLKMSPLLFQSVSVMLLTIIGFMMHPFIHMDITTIAVSGALLLLFLSEKELDVEHVFQEVEWVTLFFFMGLFMLVGGLETVGVIDELARGMVWISGGDMPVTSMVMLWSAGILSGVVDNIPFVAAMIPVVQELQGYGMMNVDPVWWSLALGACLGGNGTLVGASANVVVAGLAASQNKPIPFIKFSLYGLPVLILSLIVSSIYVWFRYLLPFL, via the coding sequence ATGTCAACTGTACTCGCAATCCTTATCTTTGTAGCTAGCTATGTACTGATTATGACGGAGAAGTTAAACCGTGCACTGGTAGCTGTAGCAGGTGGCGTTCTTCTTTTAATGACAAAGATTTATGAGTGGGAACAAGCTTTTGGTTTTATAGACTGGAATACCGTTGCCCTCCTTTTTTCTATGATGGTTTTGGTTTCTATCACGAAAAAAACAGGGATTTTCACTTTTTTAGCTATTTGGTTAGCTCAGCTTGTAAAAGGAAGACCTGTTCCGCTTTTGCTAGTAACAGCTCTGTTTACAGCGGTAGGGTCTGCTTTTTTAGATAATGTTACGACGGTCCTCTTGTTTGTACCTGTATTATTAACCCTCGTAGATCGTTTGAAATTACCGGCGTTCCCTTATCTGATCATGACGATTTTCAGCTCTAATATTGGGGGTACGGCTACACTTATCGGTGATCCTCCGAACATTATGATCGGACAGGCGGTGGACCATTTTAGCTTTGTATCCTTTCTTTATCATCTAGGACCTGTGGTATTGATTATCTTTATCCTCGTAACGATTGGCGTCATCTTGTTATTCCGCAAAGGACTCACGTATGATCGGGCATTAGCTGAAGATTTAATGAAAGTAGAGGCGAAAGAACATTTGAAAATGTCTCCTTTGCTCTTTCAATCCGTTTCCGTAATGCTGCTGACTATCATCGGTTTTATGATGCATCCGTTTATCCATATGGATATTACGACTATTGCTGTCAGTGGAGCCCTCTTGTTATTGTTTTTGTCAGAGAAAGAGCTTGATGTGGAACATGTCTTTCAAGAAGTCGAATGGGTGACGTTATTCTTCTTCATGGGCTTGTTTATGCTTGTTGGGGGATTAGAGACGGTGGGCGTGATTGATGAGTTAGCTAGGGGAATGGTATGGATCTCTGGTGGAGATATGCCGGTCACTTCAATGGTGATGCTTTGGAGTGCAGGAATTCTTTCGGGTGTGGTCGACAATATTCCGTTCGTGGCCGCTATGATCCCTGTAGTGCAGGAGCTTCAGGGATATGGAATGATGAACGTCGATCCGGTCTGGTGGTCTTTAGCTTTAGGGGCATGTCTTGGAGGGAACGGCACCCTTGTCGGAGCATCTGCCAATGTGGTTGTTGCCGGTTTAGCAGCCAGCCAGAATAAACCGATCCCTTTTATTAAATTCTCACTCTACGGCCTTCCGGTTTTAATACTCTCCTTAATCGTTTCATCCATTTACGTTTGGTTCCGATATTTGCTGCCATTTCTTTAA
- a CDS encoding DUF421 domain-containing protein → MLTKGKPLGKVVLGLVVSIIIRTLITYLIILLVFRFMGKREIGELSVMDLVVFIMLAEIAVFLIENPDEAIWKAIVPMAVLLAIQIGSAWISLKNQRFRNWFDGKPSIIIKHGKVDEKEMKRQRYNFNDLLLQLREHGIQQVGDVAYAILEPSGKLSVFEKKDDGSSDYAVVLIADGEVQYSGLQTIRKNKQWLVNEVRKQGFHSFKEISLCTINDQGEVQIDQNNEFQ, encoded by the coding sequence ATGTTAACTAAAGGGAAACCTTTAGGAAAGGTTGTGCTCGGGTTGGTAGTCAGCATTATCATTCGCACACTTATCACCTATTTGATTATCCTTCTTGTTTTCCGCTTCATGGGAAAAAGGGAAATTGGTGAACTTAGTGTTATGGATCTGGTCGTATTTATTATGCTCGCTGAAATTGCCGTCTTCCTTATAGAAAATCCAGATGAGGCTATTTGGAAAGCCATTGTACCGATGGCCGTTCTCCTTGCCATCCAAATTGGTAGTGCATGGATTTCATTGAAAAACCAGCGGTTCAGAAATTGGTTCGATGGAAAGCCTTCCATTATTATTAAACATGGAAAAGTAGATGAGAAAGAGATGAAGCGGCAGCGTTATAATTTCAATGATTTATTGTTACAATTGCGAGAACACGGCATTCAACAAGTCGGTGACGTCGCTTATGCGATCCTGGAACCATCTGGGAAGCTCTCAGTATTCGAAAAGAAAGATGACGGCAGCTCTGATTATGCCGTTGTTTTAATTGCTGATGGTGAAGTGCAATATAGTGGTCTTCAAACAATCCGAAAAAATAAACAATGGCTCGTAAATGAAGTACGAAAGCAAGGGTTTCATTCTTTCAAGGAAATTTCATTATGTACGATTAACGATCAGGGAGAAGTCCAAATCGACCAAAACAACGAATTCCAATAA
- the spoVB gene encoding stage V sporulation protein B, which yields MSKQSFLHGALILVAAGLITRLLGFINRIVVARVMGPEGVGLYMMALPTLILAITITQFGLPVAISKRVSEAEATRNESKIKRILLVSIAITGSLSILFTIGLFLLAPVVANYFLTDSRALYPLLAVTPIIPIIAISSVIRGYFQGRQNMKPQAISQVIEQIVRIGSVVVLTKMLYPYGVQYAAAGAMVSAVIGEFVSLMYMLRQFNIHKSFRLRKSWKKHIHEGKKTLNELMTIALPTTGSRFIGSLTYFFEPILVAQSLAIAGITAIESTKQYGELTGYVLPLLFLPTFLTHALSISLVPSISEAAAQGKNETIAYRIMQSIRLSIASGGLITIVFMIFPAVILTTVYGTSQASFMLQFMAPFFLLHYIQTPLQATLQALDLARPAMWNTLIGAIIKFIVLVGLSSRPEFGIHGVALAIVVGVVVVTLLHLAVLMKYKVISFPLQMFIRFGLVIGIIGVVGFQWKHWWLLESKPLSQLLTMGMGLTVLYLVLLFVFRLIRMEEVKMIPWWNRLFHKK from the coding sequence ATGTCAAAACAATCTTTTTTACATGGTGCACTGATTCTGGTTGCTGCTGGACTGATCACCCGTTTACTCGGTTTCATTAACAGGATCGTCGTTGCCCGCGTAATGGGACCTGAAGGTGTGGGGCTCTACATGATGGCTCTACCTACTTTGATTTTAGCTATTACCATCACCCAGTTCGGTCTTCCTGTGGCCATTTCAAAGAGAGTATCAGAAGCAGAAGCGACGCGGAACGAAAGTAAAATCAAACGCATCCTATTGGTATCTATTGCAATTACGGGGTCCTTGAGCATTTTGTTTACGATCGGACTCTTCCTGTTAGCCCCCGTAGTAGCCAATTATTTCCTTACAGATTCACGAGCTTTATATCCCTTGCTAGCCGTCACTCCCATCATCCCTATCATCGCCATATCATCTGTCATTCGAGGATATTTTCAGGGAAGACAAAACATGAAACCACAGGCGATTTCTCAAGTGATTGAACAAATCGTCCGGATCGGTTCAGTTGTGGTCCTCACAAAAATGCTTTATCCGTACGGCGTCCAATATGCAGCCGCTGGAGCTATGGTTTCAGCAGTCATAGGCGAATTCGTTTCCCTGATGTACATGTTGAGACAATTCAATATCCACAAAAGTTTTCGGCTGCGTAAATCGTGGAAAAAGCATATCCATGAGGGCAAGAAGACGCTTAATGAACTGATGACTATTGCTCTTCCAACGACAGGAAGCCGCTTTATTGGTTCCTTAACGTATTTTTTTGAACCGATCCTCGTCGCACAAAGTTTGGCTATTGCTGGAATCACCGCTATAGAATCTACCAAACAATATGGTGAGCTCACGGGCTATGTGCTGCCCTTGCTGTTTTTACCAACTTTTCTGACTCACGCTCTGTCAATTTCACTCGTACCGTCAATTAGTGAAGCTGCAGCCCAAGGAAAAAACGAAACGATTGCTTACCGAATCATGCAGTCGATCCGATTATCCATTGCATCCGGAGGTCTGATCACAATTGTGTTTATGATCTTTCCAGCAGTCATCTTGACGACTGTGTATGGTACGAGCCAGGCTTCTTTCATGCTTCAGTTTATGGCACCATTCTTTCTACTTCATTATATCCAGACACCTCTTCAAGCAACCTTGCAAGCATTGGACCTTGCCCGCCCTGCCATGTGGAATACATTAATTGGAGCCATAATCAAGTTTATTGTCCTTGTCGGGTTAAGCTCTCGTCCTGAGTTCGGTATTCATGGAGTTGCCCTTGCCATCGTAGTCGGTGTCGTTGTTGTTACACTGCTGCACTTAGCTGTACTTATGAAATATAAGGTCATTTCCTTTCCTTTACAGATGTTCATTCGATTCGGCCTCGTTATCGGTATCATCGGGGTCGTAGGGTTTCAATGGAAACACTGGTGGCTTCTTGAGAGTAAACCTCTTTCGCAGTTGTTAACGATGGGGATGGGACTTACTGTTTTATACCTTGTACTATTGTTCGTTTTTCGTCTAATCCGAATGGAAGAAGTGAAAATGATCCCCTGGTGGAACCGCCTCTTCCACAAAAAATAA
- a CDS encoding post-transcriptional regulator — MDQKKVVTSWRNELKIVLQSKVEEFHLLGYKRATEEDVWDCLIKKVWNGEPEKRLHQIVQDILHLQTHTYTSYLTTEAYQNDDLLASIEALKGPSEYE, encoded by the coding sequence ATGGATCAGAAAAAAGTGGTCACAAGCTGGAGAAATGAATTGAAAATAGTTTTGCAAAGCAAGGTAGAAGAGTTTCACTTATTAGGTTATAAACGTGCGACCGAAGAAGATGTGTGGGATTGTTTGATAAAAAAAGTTTGGAATGGTGAACCTGAAAAGAGGCTGCACCAAATAGTCCAGGATATCTTGCATTTGCAGACCCATACATACACGAGTTATCTGACAACAGAGGCTTATCAGAATGACGATCTGCTCGCCTCCATTGAAGCATTGAAGGGGCCTTCGGAATATGAATGA
- the secDF gene encoding protein translocase subunit SecDF — MVKRGRIVAFFIVVLLLAATIGTTITGVTKDIKLGLDLQGGFEILYDVEPLDEDQEVNDQVLEATARSLTERVDTLGISETNITIEDGGRIRVQLAGVEDQQTARELLSTTAELSFRGTDGKLYMDGSDLVEGSAQQSYHPDTNEPIVTLKVKSASKFYDVSEEIYNTPNDPNTPYPDNLLVIWLDYTEETSFAEEWGKEDPAYISAPGFSDGPVRSNSVMISGDFTQESAKQLADILNAGSLPVNLEETYSTSVGAQFGEQAMNKTILAGFIGIAAIFLFMIAYYRFHGVIATLTLSVYIYLILVVFELMNGVLTLPGIAALILGVGMAVDANIITYERIKEELKSGKSLLSAYKAGNKRSLATILDANITTLIAATVLFIFGTSSVKGFATMLIVSILVSFITAVYGTRLFMSLWVKSRFLNKRPKWFGVKPEDIHDIAEGEEVEATFMKRKFDFVGLRKRFFTISIVLVLAGILTLAFFRLNLGIDFTSGSRVSILSDGNITSEQVEQTMQEEFDVSPKQVIISGDNSEIAVARFDDELSKGKIGEIQSYYEEEFGNTPNVSTVSPIVGQELAKNAALAVLYASIGIIIYVTIRFEIFFALTAIIALLHDAFFIVAFFSLTRLEFDITIIAAILTIVGYSVNDTIVTFDRIRENLRMKKKVKSFKELAKVVNDSLMQTLARSFNTVLTVIFAAVMLLFFGASSITNFSFALVIGLLAGTYSSLFIASQLWLIWRGRNIKDNPINYVKKKKTDGPQV, encoded by the coding sequence ATGGTGAAACGAGGGCGGATCGTAGCCTTTTTTATCGTGGTTTTATTACTGGCGGCTACGATTGGGACGACCATAACAGGTGTTACAAAAGATATTAAGTTAGGATTAGATTTGCAGGGTGGTTTTGAAATCTTATACGATGTCGAGCCGTTAGATGAGGACCAGGAAGTCAATGATCAGGTTCTTGAGGCTACGGCACGTTCATTGACGGAACGTGTGGATACCCTTGGTATAAGTGAAACGAACATCACTATTGAAGATGGGGGAAGAATCCGAGTACAGCTTGCTGGTGTGGAAGATCAGCAGACAGCAAGAGAACTGCTCTCGACAACCGCTGAACTTTCTTTCCGCGGCACGGATGGGAAGTTGTATATGGATGGTTCAGATCTTGTTGAGGGAAGTGCTCAGCAGTCCTATCATCCAGATACGAATGAACCCATCGTAACGCTGAAGGTTAAAAGTGCTTCAAAATTCTATGATGTTTCAGAGGAAATTTACAACACTCCGAACGATCCAAATACACCATATCCGGACAATCTTTTAGTGATATGGTTGGATTATACTGAAGAGACTTCCTTCGCTGAAGAGTGGGGGAAAGAAGATCCTGCTTATATTTCTGCACCAGGATTTTCAGACGGTCCCGTTCGTAGTAATTCTGTAATGATCAGTGGAGATTTCACGCAGGAATCGGCTAAACAATTGGCAGATATTCTGAATGCTGGATCACTACCAGTAAATCTTGAAGAAACCTATTCAACATCTGTTGGAGCTCAATTCGGGGAGCAAGCCATGAATAAAACAATCCTGGCAGGCTTTATCGGAATTGCAGCGATCTTTTTGTTCATGATTGCTTATTACCGTTTTCATGGGGTCATTGCAACACTTACTTTAAGTGTGTACATCTATTTGATTCTCGTGGTCTTCGAGTTGATGAATGGTGTCTTGACATTGCCTGGAATTGCAGCCTTGATTCTTGGGGTCGGTATGGCAGTAGACGCCAATATTATTACGTATGAACGGATTAAGGAAGAATTGAAATCAGGTAAATCTCTTCTATCAGCATATAAGGCAGGAAACAAACGTTCCTTAGCTACTATTCTTGATGCGAACATTACCACGTTGATTGCAGCGACTGTTCTATTCATTTTCGGAACTAGTTCTGTCAAAGGTTTTGCGACGATGTTGATCGTAAGTATTCTCGTCAGTTTCATAACAGCTGTATATGGTACTCGTTTATTCATGAGTTTATGGGTGAAGAGCCGCTTCTTGAATAAGCGACCGAAGTGGTTTGGAGTGAAACCAGAGGATATCCATGATATTGCTGAAGGAGAAGAAGTAGAAGCGACCTTCATGAAGCGGAAATTCGATTTCGTAGGGCTGAGAAAACGCTTCTTCACGATTTCTATCGTCCTCGTCCTGGCGGGAATCCTGACCCTTGCTTTCTTCCGATTGAATCTAGGAATTGATTTTACAAGTGGCTCTAGAGTGTCGATTTTGTCTGATGGTAACATCACTTCAGAACAAGTGGAACAAACCATGCAAGAAGAATTTGATGTCAGTCCGAAACAGGTCATTATATCCGGGGACAACAGTGAAATTGCAGTTGCTCGGTTCGATGATGAGTTGAGCAAAGGCAAAATTGGCGAAATTCAAAGCTACTATGAAGAAGAGTTCGGTAATACTCCGAACGTCAGCACGGTATCACCGATTGTTGGTCAAGAGCTTGCTAAAAACGCAGCCCTGGCTGTGTTATATGCATCGATCGGAATCATCATCTACGTGACGATCCGATTTGAGATCTTCTTTGCTCTAACTGCCATTATCGCCTTGCTGCATGATGCCTTCTTCATCGTTGCGTTCTTCAGTCTTACAAGATTGGAATTCGATATTACCATCATTGCAGCCATTCTTACCATTGTCGGTTATTCGGTGAACGATACGATTGTCACGTTCGACCGGATCCGGGAAAACTTGAGGATGAAGAAAAAAGTCAAATCCTTTAAAGAGCTTGCTAAAGTCGTCAATGACAGTTTGATGCAGACGCTTGCCCGTAGTTTCAACACGGTCCTTACCGTCATTTTCGCGGCTGTAATGTTGTTATTCTTCGGTGCCTCATCCATTACGAACTTCTCGTTCGCTCTAGTCATCGGACTATTGGCAGGAACGTATTCGTCTCTGTTTATTGCGTCTCAGCTATGGCTCATATGGCGTGGTCGCAATATTAAAGATAACCCGATCAATTATGTGAAAAAGAAAAAAACAGACGGCCCTCAAGTGTAA
- a CDS encoding LapA family protein: MKGQSYLILAFIFALVIAIFAVINVDPVQVNYLFGSGEAPLILVILISVLLGGLATASVGALRYYKLKRENSRLKSEAASSPDRFTEENVNVSGEKEAAPEEESSSSKVT, translated from the coding sequence ATGAAAGGACAAAGCTATCTCATTTTGGCTTTCATTTTTGCATTAGTAATTGCTATTTTTGCCGTCATTAATGTAGATCCTGTTCAGGTCAATTACTTGTTTGGGTCAGGTGAAGCACCACTGATTCTTGTTATTCTAATATCTGTTTTATTAGGTGGGTTAGCCACAGCATCTGTCGGGGCATTACGTTATTACAAATTAAAGAGAGAAAACAGCAGATTGAAATCAGAAGCTGCTTCCTCCCCTGACCGTTTTACAGAAGAAAATGTGAACGTTTCAGGTGAAAAGGAAGCGGCTCCTGAAGAGGAAAGTTCTTCTTCGAAAGTCACATAA
- a CDS encoding DHH family phosphoesterase → MIQSKMKWKFTYRNPEESSADLPGVTPLTQQLLEKRGVLSAEAADRFLKPSIDQLHDPMLMEGMDRAVARVKEAIASDQSILVFGDYDADGVTSTSVMVEALRKAGADCDFYIPNRFTEGYGPNKEAFQFAYDSGYALIITVDTGIAAMEEATFAKDLGIDLIITDHHEVQEVLPDAYAIIHPKTSADYPFQ, encoded by the coding sequence ATGATACAAAGCAAGATGAAATGGAAATTTACATATAGAAATCCGGAAGAAAGTTCTGCAGATCTTCCAGGCGTTACTCCGCTTACTCAGCAGCTTTTAGAAAAAAGAGGGGTGCTTAGTGCGGAAGCGGCGGATCGGTTTTTAAAGCCTTCAATTGATCAGCTTCACGATCCTATGCTCATGGAGGGGATGGATCGTGCCGTGGCTCGTGTGAAAGAAGCCATCGCTTCTGATCAGTCTATTCTTGTTTTTGGTGACTACGATGCAGACGGTGTGACCTCTACATCTGTCATGGTGGAAGCACTCAGAAAAGCGGGAGCGGACTGTGACTTCTATATTCCCAACCGTTTTACAGAAGGGTATGGTCCAAATAAAGAAGCTTTTCAATTTGCCTATGATTCCGGTTATGCTCTGATCATAACTGTGGATACAGGTATCGCTGCTATGGAAGAGGCAACATTCGCGAAAGATTTGGGTATCGATTTGATTATCACCGATCACCACGAAGTACAGGAGGTCCTTCCTGATGCTTATGCCATTATCCACCCGAAGACTTCAGCGGATTATCCATTCCAGTAA
- a CDS encoding single-stranded-DNA-specific exonuclease C-terminal domain-containing protein, translating into MIGTIADLVPLKGENRVLASIGLQAISHSSRPAIQALRKVCSIEGDMNEETIGFTIGPRLNAVGRLQDATPAVDLLLSEHSEEAEQIATFINQLNQERQKIVAAIAKEAEEMVSVENGEAENVIVVAKEGWNPGVLGIVASKLVRQFDRPAIVLAIDEEKGEAKGSARSIDAFDLFSNCMEIRHRFIHFGGHAQAAGMTLALDQIDDLRSDLISLAEEKLSDDDYQQVLDIETTVELEDISLKQIEEVDQLRPFGMGNPKPLFHLKHTPKEVRLIGSKKNHLKFQFQSQQSRLDGIAFGMGDLYQQISPQAALDVVGELGINEWNGRKNLQVMIKDLRVSEWQLFDHRGSKHIEKNLIIPPDQKYAAVSFQGEEQAPCDVPVIQAETVEHGDSYDGLLIIDLPKRMSDLTELLSKLETRKVFACYHIQESTFLKTWPSRDHFKWFYGMLLKRGRFNLHEEADLLANRKGWDKSMVEFISEVFFELDFVKIKDGIITAESEPSQKDLRESSLYRQREEQLQIERTLYYSTYKELKSWFDQYMNQRFKQVKEEVTNGL; encoded by the coding sequence GTGATCGGTACGATTGCCGACCTTGTCCCACTAAAAGGGGAAAACAGGGTGCTTGCTTCCATTGGTCTACAGGCAATCTCCCACTCCTCCCGTCCTGCAATCCAGGCTTTGAGGAAAGTGTGCAGCATTGAGGGGGATATGAATGAAGAGACGATCGGTTTTACAATCGGCCCCCGGCTCAATGCGGTAGGGCGACTGCAAGATGCAACTCCTGCGGTTGATTTATTGCTTTCGGAGCATTCAGAAGAAGCGGAACAAATTGCAACTTTCATTAACCAGTTGAACCAGGAAAGGCAGAAAATTGTCGCTGCTATCGCAAAGGAAGCCGAAGAAATGGTTTCTGTAGAAAATGGGGAAGCTGAGAATGTCATTGTGGTTGCTAAAGAGGGGTGGAACCCAGGCGTTCTTGGAATCGTCGCCTCTAAACTCGTCCGCCAATTTGACCGCCCGGCGATTGTCCTGGCCATTGATGAAGAAAAAGGGGAAGCCAAAGGTTCAGCACGAAGTATTGATGCTTTCGATTTATTCTCAAACTGTATGGAAATTCGCCATCGCTTTATACACTTCGGAGGGCATGCTCAAGCTGCAGGTATGACACTTGCCCTTGATCAAATCGATGATTTGCGAAGCGATTTAATTTCCTTAGCTGAGGAAAAACTATCGGATGACGATTATCAACAAGTCCTTGATATTGAAACAACGGTTGAGTTGGAAGACATATCGCTGAAACAAATTGAGGAAGTCGACCAGCTCCGTCCATTTGGAATGGGCAACCCGAAACCTTTGTTTCATCTTAAGCATACCCCGAAAGAAGTACGATTGATCGGCAGTAAAAAAAATCATCTGAAATTCCAATTCCAAAGCCAGCAGTCTCGCTTGGATGGTATAGCATTCGGAATGGGAGATCTTTATCAGCAAATATCCCCTCAAGCAGCGTTGGATGTTGTAGGAGAACTTGGAATCAATGAATGGAACGGCAGGAAAAACTTACAAGTGATGATCAAGGATCTCCGTGTGAGCGAATGGCAGCTTTTTGATCACAGAGGATCGAAGCATATAGAGAAGAATTTGATTATTCCACCAGATCAAAAGTATGCAGCTGTCAGCTTCCAAGGGGAAGAACAAGCTCCATGCGACGTTCCTGTCATTCAGGCAGAGACAGTAGAACATGGTGATTCCTATGATGGCCTTCTGATTATCGATCTTCCTAAAAGGATGTCGGATTTGACTGAACTTTTATCTAAACTGGAAACTCGTAAAGTTTTTGCCTGCTATCACATACAGGAGAGTACTTTTCTAAAAACATGGCCTTCAAGGGACCACTTCAAATGGTTTTATGGTATGCTATTGAAGCGTGGTCGGTTCAACCTTCATGAAGAAGCAGATTTACTTGCCAATCGTAAGGGATGGGACAAGTCCATGGTGGAATTTATTTCTGAGGTGTTTTTTGAACTCGACTTTGTTAAAATAAAAGACGGGATTATTACAGCAGAATCCGAACCTTCTCAAAAAGATTTACGCGAATCTTCGCTTTATCGTCAACGGGAAGAACAGCTTCAAATCGAACGTACCTTGTATTATTCCACATATAAAGAATTGAAGAGTTGGTTTGACCAATATATGAACCAGCGTTTTAAGCAAGTCAAGGAGGAAGTAACGAATGGATTATAA
- a CDS encoding adenine phosphoribosyltransferase: MDYKEHIAIVEDWPKEGVQFKDITPLMDNGPAFKAAVDEIVEYAKDKEIDIVVGPEARGFIVGCPVSYALEIGFAPVRKEGKLPRETIKVDYGLEYGKDVLTIHKDAIKPGQRVLIVDDLLATGGTIEATIDLVEQLGGEVAGCAFLIELTYLDGRSKLDGHDVLTLMQY; this comes from the coding sequence ATGGATTATAAAGAGCATATTGCGATCGTTGAAGATTGGCCGAAAGAAGGTGTCCAATTTAAGGACATCACTCCATTGATGGACAATGGCCCGGCATTTAAAGCAGCGGTTGATGAAATTGTAGAATACGCAAAAGACAAAGAAATCGATATTGTAGTAGGACCGGAAGCACGTGGATTCATCGTCGGATGCCCTGTCTCTTACGCGTTGGAAATCGGGTTTGCACCTGTGCGTAAAGAAGGAAAGCTTCCACGTGAAACAATTAAAGTGGATTATGGCCTGGAATACGGAAAAGACGTATTGACGATTCATAAAGACGCAATTAAGCCAGGTCAACGAGTACTGATTGTCGACGACCTTCTTGCGACTGGTGGTACAATTGAAGCGACCATCGACCTTGTCGAGCAGTTGGGCGGGGAAGTAGCTGGGTGTGCGTTTTTGATCGAACTCACATACTTAGACGGCCGTAGCAAATTGGACGGACATGACGTCCTTACTTTAATGCAATATTAA